The sequence CCGAGGAGTGGCCGGCGGCGATCGCCAAGCAGGAGGCGTTCAACACCAGGTACCGCGAGACCGGCGAACTCCTCGGCGCCTACGGCCTCGCCGACGCGGCCGCCGCCCAGCTGGTCCGCCGCGCCGAGGGCCTGCCCGTCGTCACCGACGGCCCGTACCTGGAGACCAAGGAGTACCTGGCCAGCTTCTACCTCCTCGACTGCGAGAGCCTGGAACGCGCCCAGCGGATCGCCGCCGACATGCCCTTCGCCGACGTCGACCCGGTGGAGCTGTGGCCGGTCCTGCACGAGTCCCCGTCCCCCGACGCGGCGGACGTGTGAGCGGCGGCCCACTCCCCGGACCGGACGGCCCCGAGAGGCTGCCGGACGGACCGGGCGGACCGGGCGGACCGGACGGCCTGGGCGGCCTGGGCGGACCGGGCGACCTCGGGGGTCTGCTGCGCGAACTCGCGCCGCAGGCCCTCGGGGCGCTGGTGCGCCGCCACGGCCGCGGCCTCTTCGACGCCTGCGAGGACGCCGTGCAGGAGGCGCTGATCGCCGCCGCCACCCAGTGGCCGGCCGAGGGCGTGCCGGACAACCCCCGCGGCTGGCTGGTGACGGTCGCCTCCCGGCGGCTGGTCGACACCGTCCGCAGCGAGGCGGCCCGCCGCCGCCGCGAGGACGCCCTCGCCCTCGCCACCCCGCAGTCCGCCCTGCTCGGCCCCGCCCCCGACGCGGCGGCCGACGCCGACCGGGACGACTCCCTGCACCTGCTGTTCCTCTGCTGCCACCCCGACCTGTCCGCACCCAGCCGGATCGCCCTCACCCTGCGCGCCGTCGGCGGTCTGACGACGGCGCGGATCGCGGCCGCGTTCCTGGTGCCCGAGGCGACGATGGCGCAGCGGATCAGCCGCGCGAAGCAGACCGTCCGCTCCTCCGGCCTGCCCGCACGGCAGCCGGCCGAGCGCCTCGCCGAGGTCCGCCAGGTCCTGTACCTGATCTTCAACGAGGGCTACACCACCAGCGACGGCGAGGACCTGACCGCCCCGGAACTCTCCACCGAGGCGATCCGGCTGGCCCGGCTGCTGCTCCGGCTGGTCCCGGACGACCCCGAGACCGCCGGACTGCTGGCCCTCATGCTGCTCACGGACGCCCGCCGGCCCGCCCGCACCGGCCCGGGCGGGGTCCTGGTGCCGCTGGCGGAGCAGGACCGTTCGCGGTGGAACCGGCCCCTGCTGGAGGAGGGCGTGGCCCTGATCGGCCGGACCCTGCCGCGCGGACCGGTCGGCCCGTACCAGGTCCAGGCCGCGATCGCCGCCGTGCACGACGAGGCGCCGGACGCGGACTCCACGGACTGGCCGCAGATCCTGGCCCTCTACGACGTGCTCGAGGGCTTCGGGCCGAACCCCTTCGTCACCCTCAACCGGGCCGTCGCCCTCGCCCTGGTGGACGGGCCGGCGGCCGGCCTGGCCGCGCTCGCCCCGCTGGCGGAGGACCGGAGGTTCGCCCGCCACCACCGCCTCCTCGCCACCCGGGCCCACCTGCTGGAACTGCTCGGCGACCCGGCGGCCGCCACCGCCTACCGCGAGGCCGCCCGCCGCACCACCAGCGCCCCCGAACGCCGGCACCTCACCGAGCGGGCGCGCCGGCTGGAGGCCGGGGGGCTTTCGGGGACCGAACACCGACCGGAGACCGAACACCGACCGGAGACCGAACACCGACCGGAGACCGACCACCGATGACCGAACGCACCGTGATCCGCGACGACGTCACCCTCGTCTGCCACGACCGTGGCGGCGACGGCCCGCCGCTGCTCCTGCTGCACGGACTCGCCGGGTACGGGGGCGAGTGGGACCCGCTCGCCCGGCACCTCGGGACGCGGTTCCGGGTGGTCACCGTCGACCAGCGCGGCCACGGCGCGAGCACCCGCCGCCCGGCCGACGTCTCCCGGGCGGCCCACGTCGCCGACGTGGCCGCCGTGATCGGGCAACTGGACCTCGGCCCGGTGACCCTGCTCGGCCAGTCCTACGGTGCGCACGCCGCGATGCTGGCCGCGGCCGCGCACCCGGAGCTCGTGGAGCGCCTGGT comes from Streptomyces sp. TLI_053 and encodes:
- a CDS encoding YciI family protein, with product MKYIAMIYGNQAKWDAFPAEEWPAAIAKQEAFNTRYRETGELLGAYGLADAAAAQLVRRAEGLPVVTDGPYLETKEYLASFYLLDCESLERAQRIAADMPFADVDPVELWPVLHESPSPDAADV
- a CDS encoding DUF6596 domain-containing protein — its product is MGGPGDLGGLLRELAPQALGALVRRHGRGLFDACEDAVQEALIAAATQWPAEGVPDNPRGWLVTVASRRLVDTVRSEAARRRREDALALATPQSALLGPAPDAAADADRDDSLHLLFLCCHPDLSAPSRIALTLRAVGGLTTARIAAAFLVPEATMAQRISRAKQTVRSSGLPARQPAERLAEVRQVLYLIFNEGYTTSDGEDLTAPELSTEAIRLARLLLRLVPDDPETAGLLALMLLTDARRPARTGPGGVLVPLAEQDRSRWNRPLLEEGVALIGRTLPRGPVGPYQVQAAIAAVHDEAPDADSTDWPQILALYDVLEGFGPNPFVTLNRAVALALVDGPAAGLAALAPLAEDRRFARHHRLLATRAHLLELLGDPAAATAYREAARRTTSAPERRHLTERARRLEAGGLSGTEHRPETEHRPETEHRPETDHR